The Sphingobacterium lactis sequence ATCCATCGCTTTGGAACCCAGTGCAGCTAGCGCTCGGCCGTAATGTTCCAGATATTTGGCATCCTGCAGCATATAAAACTGAAACTTTTCGAGAGGGAGTGTGCCGCCTTTCAATTCTTGAATGAAGGGCATGGCTAGGATTTTATTATATAGGGGTTGGATATCTTTCCAAACGTGTTCAGTCCATTTCATATGTAATTAATTTTTGAGGGTTAAAAAAATGATTCAAGGGGCCATTCCCTTTCCCGATGGTAAGATCCTTTCCGGCTATGATCGCTTGGTTTACATAGGCGAGTCCCTGTTGGGTGGACGAGGGCAGGTCAAAGCCCTGCGCCAGATAGGAAGCAATGGCCGAGGAGAGGGTGCATCCCGATCCGTGTGTATTCTTGGTGTCCACTCGTGCAGATTCATAATAACGGACAGGCTGGTCCTTTTGGATCAGGAGGGTGGTGAGGGTTTCTGATTTCAGGTGCCCACCTTTCAAGAGGGCTGCCTGACAGCCCAGGTTAAGTATCTGATCGGATACCTTTTCCATGTCCTCCAAGGTGGTAATGGGCTGCCCGGCCAGGACGGCGACTTCGTCCATGTTCGGCGTGATGAGCGAGGCTAAGGGGAAAAGTAAAGATTTGATGGCCGAAATGGTGTCATCGTTGATCAATTTATGCCCACTCGTAGAGACCATCACCGGGTCGAAAACAAGGGGCCCGGTAAAGGATTCCAGTTTTTCTGCGATGATCTCCACCAGCGCCGTGGAATGCACCATACCTATTTTGATGCTGTCGGGATAGGTATCCTCGAAGATACAATCCAGCTGTTCGCGGATGGCCTGTGCAGGAATGTCGAATATATTTTTTACGCCCTGGGTATTCTGTACGGGCAAGGCTGTCAATACGTTCATGGCATAGCAGCCCAGGGCGGAGATGGTCTTGGTATCGGCTTGGATACCAGCGCCACCACTGCCATCGAACCCTGCGATGCTCAGTACGGTCGGGACATGGTATCGGGATGTGTTGTTCATGATAAGCTATTTTTAAGTTCTTCAGCTGCTTTCCGGGGGTCCAGGCTGGAGCAGATGGCCGATACTACGGCGATGCTATTGGCACCGGCGGTGAAAGCTTCGTGTGCATGGGCAAGCTGCATGCCACCAATGGCAATCAGGGGTTTGTCGGTTTGGGTCCGAAGATCCCGGATGCCATGCATTCCCCAGGCTGTAATGGTGTTGGTCTTGGTCGGTGTCGGAAAGATCGGGCTGACGCCGAGATGCTGGACAAAATCCATGTTGTGGTCCTGCAGTTGATCGAGGAGCTCCAGCGACCAGCCGATTTGAAACCTATGGCCAAATTCCTCGTGGATCTGTTGCGGTTGTCGGTCGGTTCGGCCAACGTGGATACCCCAGGCATCCACGGCGGAAGCGACTTCCACATTGTCGTTTATGACCAAGGGGATGCCATACCTGTCTGTTAATGCTTTGAGGGCCATTGCTCGTTGGATAAAAGTTGCTGTATCCAGTTCCTTCTCCCGCAGTTGGATGATATCCACTCCACCGCGAATCGCTTCCTCCGCGACTTGCAGCCAGGGGAGATGCACACAGTCTTTTTCCGAAATCACCAAGTATAGGGGATAGGGGAAATTAGGATGAATGGGCATACCGGCGCATTTTCAGGTTTTCCACGATCTGTTCCTTCGAAAGGTTAAAGAGGATATCATACAGGTTGAGCTGCAGTGTGCCTGGACCCTTTGCCATGCTGGCTGCCATCTCCCCAGCCAGACTGGTAATGGCGACCCCTGCAATGGCTTCATCGAATGGCGATGTTCCAAGCCCCAAGAAGGCACCCGTTATAGCCGTAGCTGTACATCCAAGTCCAGTGACCTTGGTCATCATCACGGACCCGTTCACCACCTCAGCAATTTCCTGATCCGAAATGATATAGTCGATTTCCCCGGATATACAGACAACGGAACCATATTGCCGGTTAAGGAACTTGCCGGCACGTACCGCTGCACTGCTATCCGCAGTGCTGTCGACTCCTTTACCCTTCGTGTCGAAATGCTGCAAAGCCAAGATTTCAGATGCATTCCCACGGATGGCCGTAGGGCGTAGTGCCAGGAGCTCTTTTAGAATATCATTTCGAAGTGTGGAGATGCCAGCCCCAACAGGATCTAGAATCCAAGGTTTATGCAAGGCATTTGCTGCGCGTGCCGCCTTCAGCATATTTTCTGCCCAAGGTTTGCTCAAGGTGCCTATGTTGATGACCAAACTGTCGCACAACTGCAGAACCTCTTCGATTTCCTCCTCGGAATGCACCATAATGGGAGATGCTCCTAAAGCCAATAGCGCATTGGCGGTGTTGTTCATGACCACGAAATTGGTGATGTTCTGCACGAGGGGAGTTCTTTCGCGGACTTGGGACAATAAATGATAAATGTCGTTTTCCATCTTTCTTCTTTTTAACGAAATAATGGCTTGAGGGCAGGAGAATAGCAGTATAAATCGATCACGATCGTTTGCTTTTCCCTACGGCGGTATGATCCGCGTCAGGTTCAAAGGGACTCTCTCAATTCTTTTCAGAATACCCCTAAAGCCAATCAAATATAGGCCAAACTATTTGGAATTTCAAATGCAGCGCACTTACCCTTTCAAAAGGCTCTTGATGCGCAAGATTGTGTCCCGATCCTTCTGCTTTTCACTTTCGCTCAGGATTTCCCAAGGCACCAGTGAGGGGTGAAGGAGCAGTTGATCGTCCCGTTTTTCGCCGAAGGCCCAGCCATTGAGATAACGGTGTGCCATCCAACGGTTGTGCTCAATAATGGCAAGGGTCTCCACCTCAGCTGCTGTAAAGGTGATAACTTCCTTTTCCGGAACGGGCCATTGCCGTTGTGTCAGGATAAATTTATAAGGGATGTGATCGGCTTGCGCGCGATTGGCATCCTTGGCGTCCTCGCGTAAGGTCGGCCAACTCGAGGTGTATCGGGCACTCTCCGAACTCGCTCCGGAAAGCAACGTGGTGTAGTCGTCGTGGATGGCTCGCGCCAGTCGATCTTGCTTCTCACCAGTAATAAATTCCCAATTGGATATATCCTCCAATTGACCGAAGAAATTCAGGCTTTCGGTATCCGAGGCACTCCGCATGATCTTACGGAGACCTTTGCCTTCAGCATTCAGCACATAGATCGGCAGCTTGGATTCCTGTGTTTTATTAAGGATTTCCAATGCAGCGTTTAAATTGCTCTGGTCATCATCGAAGGCACAGACCAGAAGGCTGCTTTCAGTTTTTTCTGTTAATCCTTGATCTGTCAACAGCGCATTGTATGTGCCATCAAAGACATGAAAATGGACCGGAAAAATATGATGCGCCATGGGATACTGTTCCGCGAACAGGCGTTGGTCACGATCTGCCTGCGGACTGTAAATATGGATTTCGGTATTGTTTTCGATGGCCACATGGAATACACGTAACGCCTGAATGACCATGGCTTTTGCGAATTCCCCAAATCCCAAGAATACCAATCGGTTGATATGGGCAACGGATTTCCCCTGCTTGGCAAAATCCAGTGGCAATTGGGCAAAGAACATCCTGGCCATCATCTTGTGAACATTGAAGAAATGGAGTTCCAGCTGTTTGTCCTGGAACTGTATTTCCGCATTTTTCACCAGATCGACCAGTCGTGGGTTGCTCAGGTGCAGAAAGCAACGGAGCTTGTTCGTGCAATTTGACTTCTTATAGATATCTTGAACCGTTTCATAGGTTTCGATGACAGTTTGTTCATTTTCCAGAAAGAGAATCAGGCTATCGGCACGTTTGATACCCGCTTCCAGCAGGGTGTTCTCTTCATCCGCATTGCCGATGATGACCAGATGGCCCATTTTGGTGACTGACTTGATATCCGCATGGGCTGTTTCCTTTTCAATCGCGATGCCCTTTTTGCCGTAATCTTCCTTTAAACTCTTCATCAGCTGCCTTCCTTTTTTCGAAATACCAACACTGATGACATGGTTCTTTTTAACCGATGCCTTCAACAGGTTGATCTGTTCGGAGAACACCTTTTGGATGATCTTGTAGGCGCCGAAGATCAGAATGCCGATAGTGCCGATCTTGGCAACGATCAGTTCCCAAGGTACATCCTGCTGTTCCAAGCCCGTACCGGAAGGATCTGACCCGAAGACGATCTTGATGAGTCTATAGATGCGGTCCGGGAGATACCTTAGCGTATTGCTCTCCGGAAACATCTTGGATAGTCCAATCCAGGAGAGCGCCAGCAATACCACCACGAACAGGATCCCTAATAGTCCTTTCTGTCTTCTTGTCAACTTCATCTATTTTAATTTTGATTTGGCTTCGTTGAGGAGTTTCTCCACCTCAGCCTTCAATTCGTTGTTTTTTATTAAAAGTAACTGTTTTTCTGTAACCTCGACCAGACGTTGCCCAATATATTGCATTTCGGGCTTGCTGCTGTAATGGTTGGCCACCATAGCGCGTGCCAATGGATGGTAGATGTGCGTCACGGCCAATAGCTGCAGGTTCGCGTCGGTTTTGATCGGATAATTTTGCCGAAGGATTTCCAGGATACTCGTTTTCGAACTCGGGGAAATACTCCGCAGGAAAGGATCATCAAAATACCAGGTACTGTAATTCCCAGTAGTATCCACGAATGGGAAGATCGCTCCTGATGCATTGTCGTATTTCTTGCCGTAGAATTTCTCCAGATCGCGAGCCACCTGCTCATTGGACATATCCACCTGTCCCGGTACTTCCCAGGTATTCACCGTTTTCCCGAGCACCAACTCCTCAATGGTCATCAATTTTTTATCGCCCGGAAGCACGAAGATATTCGAAAACTTCTGGTTCATAAATGGCATCGTCAGGATATTTCCTGTACGGGCATCGACAATCTTGGTCACAAATTGCAACCCATTTCCATCATCCTGAACAAAGATTTGCTTGTCATCTTCGGAGAAGTGGAAATATTTGGAATATTTACTCACCCGGATGCGCTGTCCAAAGGGTTTCCCTGTTTCGATGTTCCAGAGCCGCATGTGGTCCGCATCATCCGAGATGGCCAACACATCATCCGCATTATTGAACATCATGAACGGAAATTCAATGGTCTTCAACGAAAAGACTTCCTTGTAATCCGTACTGTTCAACAGCTTGGTACTTCCGTTGTTATCCGTCAGTACGAGGTATTTTCCGGTATTGGAATATCGGCCACTGCTCAGTGTTCCTTTTTCCTCTTTCAGCACCTTTCCACTGTGCGGGTCGACAATCTTCCACGAGCTTAATCCAACGAGGATAGCCTGCGTAAAGTCCGGAGATATCGTGAATCCGGGGATTTCTGCTTTCTCTTCATACTTGAAAATTTGCTTGCCCGTAGCAATATCCCAGGCAGCAAAGCTATTCTTTCCGGTACGGGAAGCGACCTCTTTCTCATCCACCTTGAAGATGTACAATTTGGGTTGAGCATCGATCGCCTTTCCAATTGGTTTGCGGCTGGTGAGATCATAGAAATATGTTTTACCACTCTTGCCTTTCACCAACAGGTTCTTGGTTTTATGCAGCACGATAATAGTCGCGATGTTCTCAGGTGCGGTAATGATATTTTTCGTTTTTGTTCCGTTCTCGAGGTTGAGCTCATCAATGGATTTACTATCCTTATAGATGGTGTAGGCTACATTTTCGGTAATTCCCGGTACAGCTACGATAAGTTCATTGGGTTCAAAGTACTGCGCCAATTGTAAGGGTGCAGCCTTGACATTATCGATAAAAGTTTGGTTATCCGAGCTGACCAGCTGTTGATTCCAGTTTGGCGAGTTATATTGTAAAGCCATATCATCCTGTTCCAACATCTTCGTTAGTGGGCTGATAAAGAAAACGTTTCCCGGCAGTGCCGTTGATTTGGCAACTGAACCAGTCGTGAGGTTAAGCTGTGCGATCTGTTCATTATTTCCGGCATGCAGCTGACCATTTGTTGTAAACCCGACGTATTTGGCTGTATTTACCTGCGTATTGGTCCATTCTTGGCCTGTCACGAGATTATAGTAGTTGATGCCGAAATTACCGAACAAGGCAACCTGCTTTCCATCCGGACTAAATGCTGGTGGTTTTGAAGTATACGGTGTTTCTTTACGTAATTTCATTGTTGGTGTAGGAGTGGTGATATCAAAGAATAACCATTCATTTTTTTCCTTATGGGCAATCCCTATAAGCAAGAGATCCAATTTTGGCGAAAAATAAGAGGTCTCCAATGGATATCCCGAAAGGGTATGCAACAGTTGTTCCTGCTTCGTTTCGGTATTCAGGAGGTATAGCTTTTCCATTTGTTTGAAGAGCACCATTTTTCCGTCGCCGGAAACCGCGGAGATGGTCAGAAACGTGCTGTCCGGATTGGCGCGAATGGTTTCAAGCTTATCTTTGTCGATATCATACCGTACAATCGAATTATCTACTGTGGTAACATACGCCCGATTGGCTTGATCAAAAGAAGGATAGCGCGCCTGTTTGGTCTTGACCTGTCCCAATTGCTTGATCGGTTTTCGGTTGATGGCGTCCCAGACTTGGAGCACTTGTGTGAAATCACCGGAACTGGCCCAACCGACCAGCCATTTTCCATTGGGAGAGAACCGCAAGTTGCCGACATTGATATTCGGCATCAGGGTCATATCATCCTGAACGGCGAGCATGGAATGGGCAAACAATTTGGCGTCATCATCGCCTCGGCGGGTGGCTTCGGCAATATAGGCCGCACCATCGCCATATTCGCTTTCCGTGAGTTTATTGATCCCTGATGCATAGAGCGACTTGGCGAGGTTTCTTACCGCAGAGTTCCGTTGGTTCCAAGCGAATATTCCGGCAATGACCGCCAAAATACCCAACACACCGATTACGGCGGCAATGCGTTTGATATTTCTGTTCTTCTGTTTTATTTTCTCGAGCTGGTAAGCCTGGTCGCGTTTGGTCAATTCCCCGAGCGGAACCCCAAGGATTCCAGAAATAATTTTTAGGAGCGCCAGATCCAACCGTTGTTTATATTCATCCACCCGGGATTTGATTTCCTGGTGGGAGAGCCCCTGCTCGTGCAGGTGCATACGATAGGCCTCTGGAGAGGTGAATCCTTCGTCCTGTGTATGCGGAATACGGACGTCTGCCGCCAGCACCTCCTCAGGTTTGGACTTGTCCACCTGCCCATCACCATCGACATGATAGCGTAACTCGTCAGGAAAGCACTGTGCCTCGGTAATTGTATCACCGTATTCAGGCTCCCCCTTGAGGATTAATGCCATGATTTGTTGGGATTTTCCACTCTGCTTGAAATAGCGGAGCTCATCCCGAACATAGGTGGACCGGGCGGATTTCGGGGAACTGAGGTAGATCAAGTATTCGGAGCGATCCAATGCATCGGTTAGGGAGCCACTTAGGCTGGAACTTGCGGAAAGCTCCTTCTCATCCTGAAAAACGGGATAGATTTGCCTCGGGATTTCCTTACCTGCGGTATTTTTCTTCCCGATCAGGTCCTGCGGGATTTCGTAGGTCTCCAGGGCATGGTGCAGCCAATCGGCCCACTTTCGCCCTTCACCTTGATTATCACTATGGCTGTAACTGATAAATGCCTTGTACTGTTTGGCCAATTCCTTGTTTTGCTCTTCCATAAGAAGGATTTTTTAATGATGTAACCGTTAAAATTTCACATGAAATCCATACCGTAGCCCACAGCACCGGGCCAAGCTGCTTCGAGTAGGGGGCAGCTAGGCAAACTTTCCATAAATAGGTTCCCTTTCCAAATCCGAAAAGAAACGACATCGTGGTAGAATATCAATTTTGTTTTACAAAAACCAATCCTTTTTTAATTAAATGTTTAAACATCTGTGTTTTAATTCGCGTGAAATAACTTTTAGTAGGGTTAGGGCAAGATTTTAGCATATTAAATTTTCATGAATTCTTATAGACTTTCCACTGTTTATTGAATTTCGATACCAAACCTTTTGTAAAATATTCTTGATGAATCCTTGTTTTCTGAAATCTTTTATACCTTTAAAAACCTTTTTTAGAACAAGCGATTATTTACTGAGCAGGAATTATTATTCGTAATTTGATCGTTTTACATGTATAAAAACAAACACAAGCTCTTTTGGGCATTGGCGTTGCCGCTGATGCTTGGAGCACCCACTGCCGTAGCTCACGGTGCAGAACCAGCCATGAGCCAACAGCGTGATACATCGGCTGTAGTAGCGGTAGCTCAAATCAATCCCACCACCGTTGAAATCCTTTTTCAGAATCAGCAACGTTTGGTCTTGGATTTTTATGGGAAGAATATTTTCCGACTATTCCAAGATCCAAAGGGAGGAATCCTACGGGATCCCGAAGCTAAACCTGAAGCACAGATCCTGGTCGATCAGCCTCGGAGGGAAGCGGGTAAGATCAATATCTCAGCGACTGCGGATTCCTATGTCATCTCCACGGCAGAAGTTGCCTTTTCCATTGCTAAGAACTCCGGCCTGTTTCAGGTGACCAATGTGAAGAACAAGCAGCTGGTCCTGGAAAATACCGATGCCATTTCCTTTGGTAAAAAAAGGGTTGAAATTCAATTTAAGGCGAATCCTGATGAATATTTCTATGGTGGAGGCGTGCAGAACGGTCGTTTTTCGCACAAGGATAAAGCCATAGCCATTGAGAACACCAACAATTGGACGGATGGCGGGGTAGCATCGCCCACACCTTTCTATTGGTCAACAAAAGGGTATGGCATCATGTGGTACACCTTCAAGAAAGGGAAATACGATTTTGGTAAATCGAACTCCGGCCAGGTGTCCCTAGGCCATGATACCGATTATCTGGACCTGTTCCTGATGGTGAGCGATTCGCCAGTGGGCGTCCTGAATGATTTCTATCAATTGACCGGAAACCCGGTACTATTGCCGAAGTTTGGCTTTTATCAAGGTCATCTCAATGCATATAACCGTGATTATTGGAAGGAGGACCCCCAAGGGATTTTGTTTGAAGATGGCAAGCGTTATAAAGAGAGCCAGAAGGATCAAAGTGGCGTCAAGGAATCGCTGAATGGCGAAAAGAATAACTATCAATTTTCAGCGCGTGCGGTCATCGACCGATATGAACAGCACGATATGCCTTTGGGGTGGATCCTGCCGAACGATGGCTACGGAGCCGGATACGGGCAGGAAAAAACCTTGGATGGAAATATAGCGAATCTGAAGAGTTTAGGGGATTATGCGCGTTCGAAAGGGGTAGAGATCGGTCTCTGGACCCAATCTGATCTGCATCCCAAAGACAGCATCGATGCATTACTGCAACGCGATATAGTGAAGGAAGTTCGGGATGCCGGCGTGCGAGTCCTGAAAACGGATGTGGCTTGGGTTGGCGCCGGATATTCCTTTGGCTTGAATGGTGTCGCGGATGTGGGGCACATTATGCCATACTATGGACAGGATGCACGGCCATTTATTATTTCCCTGGACGGTTGGGCGGGTACCCAACGGTATGCAGGCATCTGGTCGGGTGACCAAACTGGAGGACAATGGGAATATATACGCTTCCACATCCCGACATACATCGGATCCGGACTTTCCGGACAGCCCAATATCACCTCCGATATGGACGGCATCTTCGGCGGCAAGAATACCCGAGTGAATACCCGTGACTTCCAATGGAAAACCTTTACCCCCATGGAACTCAATATGGATGGCTGGGGATCCAATGAAAAATATCCACATGCCCTCGGTGAACCCTATACCTCCATCAACCGACATTATCTTAAGTGGAAATCGGAATTGATGCCGTATGCCTACAGCATCGCCAAGGAAGCCATCAACGGGAAACCCATGATTCGCGCCATGATGTTGGATTATCCAAATCCATATACATTGGGCACGGCTACACAATATCAATTTCTTTACGGGCGGTCACTGCTCGTTGCACCGATCTATCAGGAAACTAAAGTCGATGCGGAGGGGAATGATATCCGGAATGGGATATACCTGCCTGAAGGGCAATGGGTAGATTATTTTACGGGAGAATTGTACCAAGGGAATACCATCATCAATACCTACGATGCGCCCATTTGGAAAACTCCGGTATTCGTCAAGATGGGAGCCATTCTTCCGTTGGACAACCCCCACAACAATATCCAGCAAATCAATCCGAATCAGCGGATTTATGAAATCTACCCTTCAGGAAAATCGAATTTCTATGCGTATGACGATGATGGGATCACCCAAGCCTACCTGCAGCAACAAGGTGTTAGCACCTGCATCGAATCGGATGTGAATGATAAGGGGCGGGTAGAGATCGTTGTCCATCCTGCGGAAGGTGATTTTGAAGGATTTATAAAGGAGAAAGGGACGGAATTCAGGGTAAATATGACCCAAGCCCCCAAAAAGGTACTGGCGAAAATAGGCAAGAAAAACATAAGGCTCCGTGAAGCAAAGTCCAAGGCAGAATTTGACAGCCAGGATAATGTATATTACTATGAGCCGCGCCCAAATTTAAATCAATTTGCTACGAAGGGGAGTCCTTTTGCATCAGTGGAGATCATCAAGAACCCCATGCTTTACGTGAAGGTGGAGAAAACCGATGTTTCCCAGGATGCCGTAGGGTTGACCATCGAAGGATTCGCTTACAATCCGCCAAATACGTATAAGAAATCCTCGGGACAGCTCGCTGCGCCATCACAGGTTGCAGTGGCTCCAGATCATATCAAGGCCTATACGCTACGACCAAGTTGGACTGCAGTTCCCAACGCCGATTATTACGAAATCGAATTCCAGGACATGACGTATTCCCTCATCCGGGATACGAGCCTGTTGTTCGAGGGCTTAAAACCTGAAACGCAATATGCTTTCAAGATCCGATCGGTCAACAAGGATGGCCATTCCGATTGGCAGGCTTTCCAACAGCAGACGAAATCCGATCCATTGGAATTTGCAATCCGTGGTGCAAAGGGCCAAACATCCGTGCCTAACCAAGGTTCCGAGGGTGTGAACAACCTGTTTGATTTCGATGAAGGAAACATGTGGCATACGAAATGGGGACAAAAAGCGGTTCCATTTGACCTGATTATCGACCTGAACAGCTTCAATGATCTCGACAAATTCCAGTACCTGCCACGGTCGGGTAGAGGGAATGGTATTTTATTGGAAGGCAAGGTATATACATCCAACGATAAGGAAAACTGGTCCGAAGCAGGTTCGTTCACCTGGGAAAATACAGATGCCATGAAAGAATTTGTCTTTGCAGCACACCCCAATGCGCGGTACGTGAAACTGGCGGTCACAAAAGGGGTTGGTGACTTTGGTTCCGGACGGGAGTTGTATGTCTTTAAGGTGCCAGGCACAGAAAGTTACCGACCTGGCGATATCAACAATGATAAACTCATCGATAGCAATGACTTGACCTCCTATTCCAACTATACCGGTTTGCGGCAGGGCGATGCTGATTTTGAAGGCTATGTCAGCAATGGCGACATCAACAAAAATGGCTTGATCGATGCCTATGATATTTCCGTGGTGGCCACGCAACTGGAAGGTGGGGTGGACGCCGATGATAAGGATCAGGTCTCCGGGAAAATGAACCTTACTACCGCTAAAGCAACTTACAGCAAGGACGAAATAATGGAAGTACTCCTCAAAGGCGAACAGCTGCAAGGCGTCAATGCCTTCTCCTTCGCGTTGCCGTACAATCCGCAGGATCTGGAATATTTGGGTATGGAGAAAGTTGCCGCCTTCCCGATGGAGAATTTGAGCAATGACCGTCTGCATTCCAATGGGCAGAAAGCATTGTACCCGACCTTCATCAATATCGGTGATCAGGATGTGCTATCAATTCAGAATGAGGTGATTGTGAAGATACGATTTAAGGTGAAACGGAATTACAAAGTCAATTTGACGGTTAAGGACGGCATCTTGGTTGGTAAGAATTTGAAAACCGAAAAATTCTAATAGAATAGGAGCACTATGGGTCGACTTCCAGATTTTGATTGAACTTACGTTATCTGCTTGTATTATTGATTTGGCAATATATAAATTTAAACAAGCTTTTTTAGATACGTTGTATACTAACAAAACACCAAGCTCATAATCTGTTCCTAACCCAAACCCTCCTAAAAATAAGAAGGACCGCATTGCTTGACCAGATGGCCAGGCTTTGCGGTCCTTTGTATAATTAGGCGTTATTACTTATGCAAGTACAAACTGTAAGTCAGCTTGGAATTTAACATCCTCGCTCACCATCACACCACCAGTTTCCAAAGCAGCATTCCAAGTCAATCCGAATTCGTTACGGTTGATTTTACCTTTTACGGTGTAACCTGCTTTCTGGTTACCCCAAGGATCTTTACCAATACCACCGAATTCTACCTCAAAGGTTACCGGTTTGGTCACGTCCTTGATGGTTAAATCACCGGACAGTTGATATTCGTCGTCGCTGGTTTTCTTGATCCCAGTGGATACAAACTTAATTTCCGGGAATTGCGATACCGCGAAGAAATCCTCACTCTTCAAGTGTTGGTCACGCTGACCGTTTTTCGTGTTGATGGAGTCCGCTTTGATATCCACGGATACGTGTTTTGCACCGTCCAATGCTTCATCCGCATTATCCACTACCACGTTGAAGTTCTCAAAATGACCTTTTACAGTAGAGATCATCATGTGTTTCACTTTAAATTCGATTTCGCTGTGTGCAGCGTCCAAGTTCCAATTTGCCATAATATTTTTTTCTATTTTATTTTTCTATTGTTTGTTGCAACAAATATCAGGGTAAAAATGTTTGTGCACATTGATGTATGTTAAGAAATGTTTTTCTCCTCTGGGGCAACCTTTATAATATGCGGTTTGGAAAAAATAATCAGTTGATACTGAATACATGACAAAAAAATTACGGTTAAAATCTGTTAAAGGTATTTGATGAATTGATTCTCGTAGTATATTTGGCAACGAAATGAAAATGATAATCACACTGATGTTATTCTTTGCCTTCCTGCTCATCAGGAGCGGCAATAGCCATGAGGTTATCAATTCATCGACCCGACCGGCGATCAGCTTTATGGAGAACCATCTCCATCATGACCTAAAGCTTGATCAGCGGCAAGATCAACAAATTTTAGTTTCTTCAGCAAGTAGCCATGGTGCGCATGGTGGTGATCACGTCATCATCAGTGAGCAGGAGGCCGAGGATTTCCAACTTTGGAAAGACTACCACCTTTCGATGGCTTTCTATGCCTGTTTGATTGCTTTTACCTTTTTGGTAT is a genomic window containing:
- a CDS encoding TIM-barrel domain-containing protein; its protein translation is MYKNKHKLFWALALPLMLGAPTAVAHGAEPAMSQQRDTSAVVAVAQINPTTVEILFQNQQRLVLDFYGKNIFRLFQDPKGGILRDPEAKPEAQILVDQPRREAGKINISATADSYVISTAEVAFSIAKNSGLFQVTNVKNKQLVLENTDAISFGKKRVEIQFKANPDEYFYGGGVQNGRFSHKDKAIAIENTNNWTDGGVASPTPFYWSTKGYGIMWYTFKKGKYDFGKSNSGQVSLGHDTDYLDLFLMVSDSPVGVLNDFYQLTGNPVLLPKFGFYQGHLNAYNRDYWKEDPQGILFEDGKRYKESQKDQSGVKESLNGEKNNYQFSARAVIDRYEQHDMPLGWILPNDGYGAGYGQEKTLDGNIANLKSLGDYARSKGVEIGLWTQSDLHPKDSIDALLQRDIVKEVRDAGVRVLKTDVAWVGAGYSFGLNGVADVGHIMPYYGQDARPFIISLDGWAGTQRYAGIWSGDQTGGQWEYIRFHIPTYIGSGLSGQPNITSDMDGIFGGKNTRVNTRDFQWKTFTPMELNMDGWGSNEKYPHALGEPYTSINRHYLKWKSELMPYAYSIAKEAINGKPMIRAMMLDYPNPYTLGTATQYQFLYGRSLLVAPIYQETKVDAEGNDIRNGIYLPEGQWVDYFTGELYQGNTIINTYDAPIWKTPVFVKMGAILPLDNPHNNIQQINPNQRIYEIYPSGKSNFYAYDDDGITQAYLQQQGVSTCIESDVNDKGRVEIVVHPAEGDFEGFIKEKGTEFRVNMTQAPKKVLAKIGKKNIRLREAKSKAEFDSQDNVYYYEPRPNLNQFATKGSPFASVEIIKNPMLYVKVEKTDVSQDAVGLTIEGFAYNPPNTYKKSSGQLAAPSQVAVAPDHIKAYTLRPSWTAVPNADYYEIEFQDMTYSLIRDTSLLFEGLKPETQYAFKIRSVNKDGHSDWQAFQQQTKSDPLEFAIRGAKGQTSVPNQGSEGVNNLFDFDEGNMWHTKWGQKAVPFDLIIDLNSFNDLDKFQYLPRSGRGNGILLEGKVYTSNDKENWSEAGSFTWENTDAMKEFVFAAHPNARYVKLAVTKGVGDFGSGRELYVFKVPGTESYRPGDINNDKLIDSNDLTSYSNYTGLRQGDADFEGYVSNGDINKNGLIDAYDISVVATQLEGGVDADDKDQVSGKMNLTTAKATYSKDEIMEVLLKGEQLQGVNAFSFALPYNPQDLEYLGMEKVAAFPMENLSNDRLHSNGQKALYPTFINIGDQDVLSIQNEVIVKIRFKVKRNYKVNLTVKDGILVGKNLKTEKF
- a CDS encoding YceI family protein, with the protein product MANWNLDAAHSEIEFKVKHMMISTVKGHFENFNVVVDNADEALDGAKHVSVDIKADSINTKNGQRDQHLKSEDFFAVSQFPEIKFVSTGIKKTSDDEYQLSGDLTIKDVTKPVTFEVEFGGIGKDPWGNQKAGYTVKGKINRNEFGLTWNAALETGGVMVSEDVKFQADLQFVLA